A part of Crassostrea angulata isolate pt1a10 chromosome 5, ASM2561291v2, whole genome shotgun sequence genomic DNA contains:
- the LOC128183569 gene encoding uncharacterized protein LOC128183569: protein MAIQKISESVYMGMCLKIGTPQQVAARRDIVDIVEMLESKEILNGPITVMLSGSHREGMRLSGSDVDIMRWPNNHRVIWDFSQCQFYNTQEHAMILCDSSESPPGFTLLWLPLERANSTVASACVRMNGMLYISSSKYREVTCSIIFSDSTPHGPCSSGSYCSVEYDHAYCFVSDFWPPSASSWIDRCHAWPPPHVVNDIIRNGCHFVAIGHKSGNHTDNEWRISFSRAEYKLVYSMNHTQFLTYGLLKLFLKEIINKGLRDGDKLLCSYHMKTAVFWAIQQNALPHWHPKNFLVGFWVCFKLLLKWVYEGNCPNFFIPENNMFLNNIYGEAQMTLFTQLYILYEKGIALLLHSPSINSYIINVLCNPRLTICTDEHTLISEVELDMDIFNEMFSNASTGSVDLRICRKYLHAVEQSIGLPLTQYHNVMLRKLTATILQRTAFMLHNLYTNTGSNKQLYIVEKMACHMLKIAARFGCVSDMLYIAMYYYKTFRYREALSVIDITKVKLEQPYLMHRSHVDRERYIEAVGGQSLSTKMRQAVAQDIKLYNEIFYINEIIPEQQSSTQNNEPFLIIPPLVLLYMLECLCSRHVNTLRAQIALDDLQVLAHHDQGQLVLAHLKDISWEILGICQQIAGNLQAALYSYQQSLRQDPYHNKIQTATRQRIQDLHL from the coding sequence ATGGCTATTCAGAAGATATCTGAGTCGGTCTATATGGGAATGTGTCTCAAGATAGGGACCCCCCAACAGGTGGCCGCTAGGAGAGATATAGTGGACATTGTAGAGATGTTGGAGtccaaagaaatattaaatggaCCGATCACAGTGATGCTGAGTGGGAGTCATAGAGAAGGAATGAGATTGAGTGGATCAGACGTAGACATCATGCGTTGGCCAAATAACCACCGAGTGATCTGGGACTTCTCTCAGTGTCAGTTTTACAACACACAAGAACATGCAATGATTCTCTGTGACAGTTCtgagagtccaccaggattcacttTACTATGGTTACCATTAGAAAGAGCGAACAGTACAGTGGCGTCAGCGTGTGTAAGGATGAATGGAATGCTCTATATATCAAGTTCAAAGTACAGAGAGGTCACGTGTTCTATTATTTTCTCTGATTCTACACCACACGGACCATGTAGTAGTGGATCATATTGTAGTGTGGAATACGATCATGCCTATTGCTTTGTCAGTGATTTCTGGCCTCCGTCTGCCTCCTCATGGATAGATAGGTGTCACGCATGGCCCCCACCTCATGTTGTAAATGATATTATTAGAAATGGGTGTcactttgtagcaataggacacAAATCGGGAAATCATACGGACAACGAATGGAGAATTTCCTTTTCTCGGGCGGAATACAAACTTGTGTATTCAATGAATCACACACAATTCTTAACATATGGGTTGCTAAAACTATTCTTAAAGGAAATCATTAACAAAGGATTAAGAGATGGAGATAAACTACTGTGTTCCTATCACATGAAAACGGCTGTTTTCTGGGCTATTCAACAAAATGCTCTACCTCACTGGCATCCAAAAAATTTCCTGGTCggtttctgggtctgctttaAACTTCTCCTTAAATGGGTATACGAGGGAAATtgtcctaatttttttattccagaAAACAACATGTTTCTGAACAATATCTATGGTGAAGCACAAATGACATTATTCACGCAACTGTATATATTGTATGAGAAGGGCATAGCATTACTTCTACATAGTCCCTCCATCAATTCCTACATTATTAATGTTTTGTGTAATCCCAGACTCACAATTTGTACTGATGAACATACTCTGATCTCTGAGGTTGAACTTGATatggatatttttaatgaaatgtttagTAATGCTTCAACAGGCTCAGTAGACCTACGGATATGCAGAAAGTATCTACATGCTGTGGAACAGTCAATAGGTTTACCCCTGACACAGTATCACAATGTCATGTTACGGAAACTTACAGCCACCATCCTTCAGCGTACTGCGTTTATGTTACACAACTTGTACACTAACACAGGTTCAAACAAACAGTTGTATATTGTAGAGAAAATGGCTTGTCACATGCTGAAAATAGCAGCTAGGTTTGGGTGTGTGTCTGATATGTTATACAttgccatgtattattacaaaACATTCAGATACAGGGAAGCTTTGTCAGTTATAGATATAACAAAGGTCAAGTTAGAACAGCCATATCTTATGCATCGGAGTCATGTAGACAGAGAGAGGTATATAGAGGCTGTAGGGGGACAGTCCTTGTCTACAAAGATGAGACAGGCTGTAGCACAGGATATCAAACTTTACAATGAAATcttttatatcaatgaaataataCCAGAACAACAGTCTAGTACACAAAACAATGAGCCTTTCTTGATTATCCCACCCCTGGTACTGTTGTATATGTTAGAGTGTTTGTGCTCCAGACACGTAAACACACTGAGAGCACAGATAGCTTTAGATGATCTACAGGTCCTAGCCCACCATGATCAGGGACAGTTAGTACTTGCACACCTCAAAGACATCTCCTGGGAGatcctggggatctgtcaacagatcGCAGGGAACCTCCAGGCTGCCCTGTACTCATACCAGCAGTCACTCAGACAAGATCCATACcataataaaatacaaactGCTACCAGACAGAGAATTCAGGATCTACATTTATGA